The genomic segment ACCAGATTTTGTACCAATCCAAACTCTATTACTTGCATCTACAGCTAATGTTCTTACATTTAAATCTGGTAAATTCCCCTCATTTGGACTGGTAGTTAGCGATTTCTTTCGGTCTCCATTTTCGTTATAAATATACAAACCATTTCTTCGAGTTCCAACCCAAAGACTATTGCTTTTATCTACAATTATTTCATTTAAACCAGGAGAAGAATTTGTTTGTACTGAACTTAAATCGATTCCTTTCCATTGTCCGTTTTTAGATAGTTTATGAATCTTTTTATCTACTTCGTAATTCGTTACCCAAAAGTTTCCTTGGTTGTCGAAAACAGCTCCATTTGTTCTAATATTTATAGATGGTAAAGAAATAACAATAGGTTCTAATGTGCTATTTAAATGATTGTAAATTGTAGTTAAAACATCGTTTTCCACCACTAAAACACCTCCTGTTGGCGAGGAATTTATGTCGCTAGTAATTCCAGATGCACTAATAAAAACTTTATTTTCTTCTATTGGATCTATAGTCACAGAAACCAAATCTTTTGGTAAATTAGGTGTGTATTTTGTGTTGATCCAATTTTCTCCATTAAAATGGCTAAAACCTTGCCTCTTTTGTGTTGGAGTATAAGTTGCGGAATAACCTCCATAAACCACCCAAAGATTATTATTAAGTACATCAATCGAAAAAACATCGTTAGATAATGGTCCTTCTGGATGAATTTCTACATAAGTTGTAGATTGATTTAAAGAACTTCCTAAAATTCCGAATTCTTTCGTCGCTAAAAAGGCAGTATTGTTTTCAAAAAAAGCGGTGTTTAAAGAGAAATTAAAATCTGTATTTGTTATAAAAGCAACTTCTTCTATTAACGATGTATTTAATACGACTGCTTCGTTTTTTAACGCAACAGTTACATGAGAATTCGAAGCTTTTACATTTTTTACATCTTCATTAAAATTTCTAACTTCCGTTAAACTTGTAGCTCCTAGCTTTAATAAAGAAGAATTTTCTGTAACAAAAACTTCAGCATTAAAAATTACAATCTCTTTAAAATTTCTGCCATTGAATTGTTTTGTCCATTTCGTAAAATCTATTAATGAAGTACTATTTGCATCTGCAGAAAAAATTCCTTCTTCTGTTACTGCATAAATAACATCATTTAGAATTGCTGTTTGATTTATTTTTACGGAGCTAGATCCTATTCCAATAAAATAAGTATCGCCAAATTCTAATTTTTCGATGTCGTAAACCACAATTGCAAAGGGTGTAGATAAGTATAATTTTTTATTATATTCCGAAATATGATTGATGCTTTTTTCTCCTGATTGATTAAAATTTATAATATCCGAAGATATTGTTATCGTGCCATCTTCATCTACAACCTCTACCAAACCATTTTCGTAACCTATTATTAATC from the Polaribacter cellanae genome contains:
- a CDS encoding two-component regulator propeller domain-containing protein encodes the protein MKKRFSIYILLFSIISIYSQTDYSDSWEDFFSYNNVKDFTKVGNTIYALADNAVFTYDAVSGEVNKLSSVQGLSGETTTSIYYSEAYKRLIIGYENGLVEVVDEDGTITISSDIINFNQSGEKSINHISEYNKKLYLSTPFAIVVYDIEKLEFGDTYFIGIGSSSVKINQTAILNDVIYAVTEEGIFSADANSTSLIDFTKWTKQFNGRNFKEIVIFNAEVFVTENSSLLKLGATSLTEVRNFNEDVKNVKASNSHVTVALKNEAVVLNTSLIEEVAFITNTDFNFSLNTAFFENNTAFLATKEFGILGSSLNQSTTYVEIHPEGPLSNDVFSIDVLNNNLWVVYGGYSATYTPTQKRQGFSHFNGENWINTKYTPNLPKDLVSVTIDPIEENKVFISASGITSDINSSPTGGVLVVENDVLTTIYNHLNSTLEPIVISLPSINIRTNGAVFDNQGNFWVTNYEVDKKIHKLSKNGQWKGIDLSSVQTNSSPGLNEIIVDKSNSLWVGTRRNGLYIYNENGDRKKSLTTSPNEGNLPDLNVRTLAVDASNRVWIGTKSGLVVYNNASGVFDDKNPEAKPIVVNANSDGFGDRLLGNQTINSIAVDGADNKWFGTDRGGVLYTNPNGQNTLANLSKKNSPLPSNRIAKIKVDNSTGKVFFATAKGIVAYNSKVAPFGETLGEVYAYPNPALRNHETITIDGRNGTHLPKGTNVKILDVAGNLVYETNVVEGQELQGGKVVWNKKNLAGNKVASGIYIVLLSNDDASETSVTKIAIVN